A stretch of the Arachis stenosperma cultivar V10309 chromosome 6, arast.V10309.gnm1.PFL2, whole genome shotgun sequence genome encodes the following:
- the LOC130936125 gene encoding aluminum-activated malate transporter 2-like yields the protein MEATTTTTTTTSTTTHHVISIVNGGEESVGENNNSNKEKSRVVKLLSLVPIASCCCYVNLDTRKTIHSIKVGVSLVLVSLFYLLNPLFDQVGENAMWAIMTVVVTFEFYPGATLGKGINRGLGTILGGAMGVLTAIFAQTIGGIANSITIAILIFVSGSVATYFRLVPSIKKRYDYGVMIFILTFNLVAVSGVRVEDPVWEIARQRLLTIVMGFIVCVCVNIFVFPLWASDELHHSLVTTFFNLANTIQGCLLEQQEEEEDAKFVTQKEKEKESSSAVNNKFSLCNSVLDSKSKHELLANFAKWEPWHGKFGFSYPWEKYLKIGQVLRELAAFLLTVGNCLQASKQAMALLRESHSIQLESWEAIGSKVSWALRELGDSIKEMRKLDDDSNSISTKLKAAKAELSLVISMSKVSSLDNEEVLAIASFVLLLSQVLDKVDQLFKEVDELGHLAAFPTH from the exons atggaagcaacaacaacaactactactactactagtACTACTACTCATCATGTAATATCTATTGTGAATGGAGGAGAAGAGAGTGTTGGTGagaataataatagtaataaggAAAAGAGTAGGGTAGTGAAGTTGTTATCTCTTGTCCCCATTGCTAGTTGTTGTTGCTATGTGAATTTGGACACAAGGAAGACAATCCACAGCATCAAAGTGGGAGTTTCATTGGTTTTGGTGTCACTATTTTACCTCTTGAACCCTCTCTTTGATCAAGTTGGAGAAAATGCAATGTGGGCTATCATGACTGTTGTTGTCACCTTTGAGTTCTATCCag GAGCAACACTGGGAAAGGGTATCAACCGTGGATTGGGAACTATATTAGGAGGTGCAATGGGTGTCCTAACAGCAATTTTTGCCCAAACCATTGGAGGGATTGCTAACTCTATTACCATCGCTATTCTTATTTTTGTCTCCG GATCAGTTGCTACATATTTTCGACTGGTTCCAAGCATAAAGAAAAGATACGACTATGGAGTGATGATATTCATACTCACATTCAACCTGGTAGCGGTGTCTGGAGTGCGTGTTGAAGACCCTGTTTGGGAAATAGCACGTCAGCGTCTCTTAACGATAGTGATGGGTTTCATAGTCTGTGTTTGTGTCAACATCTTCGTTTTTCCCTTGTGGGCCAGCGACGAACTCCATCATTCTCTTGTAACTACCTTTTTCAACCTTGCCAACACAATTCAAGGCTGCTTGCTcgaacaacaagaagaagaggaagatgccaAATTCGTtacccaaaaagaaaaagaaaaggaatcaTCATCCGCTGTTAATAACAAATTCTCTCTTTGTAATTCTGTCTTGGACTCCAAGTCAAAACATGAATTATTG GCAAATTTCGCAAAATGGGAACCTTGGCATGGGAAATTCGGATTTTCGTACCCTTGGGAGAAGTACTTGAAGATTGGACAAGTTCTTCGAGAACTTGCTGCATTTCTTCTTACAGTTGGAAATTGCCTCCAAGCATCAAAACAG GCCATGGCATTATTGAGGGAATCACATTCAATCCAATTAGAATCATGGGAAGCAATTGGGTCAAAGGTTTCATGGGCTCTTAGAGAACTTGGAGATAGCATTAAAGAAATGAGGAAATTGGATGATGATAGCAATAGCATTTCCACAAAGTTGAAAGCAGCAAAAGCAGAACTAAGCCTTGTAATCTCCATGTCCAAGGTTTCATCACTTGATAATGAGGAAGTTCTAGCAATTGCAAGCTTTGTGTTATTGCTCTCTCAAGTGTTGGACAAGGTTGACCAATTGTTCAAAGAAGTTGATGAACTTGGACATCTTGCTGCTTTTCCTACTCATTAA